One stretch of Candidatus Paceibacterota bacterium DNA includes these proteins:
- a CDS encoding type II toxin-antitoxin system HicA family toxin: MGSKLKILSGQDVVKILSSFGFSVFSQKGSHIKFEIN; this comes from the coding sequence ATGGGGTCAAAGCTTAAAATTCTTTCTGGACAGGATGTAGTAAAAATCCTGTCTTCTTTTGGGTTTTCCGTATTTAGTCAAAAAGGCAGTCATATAAAATTTGAAATAAACTGA
- a CDS encoding GlsB/YeaQ/YmgE family stress response membrane protein, translating to MGLILWIVFGALVGWIASIIMKTNAEQGWVLNIVVGVVGAVVGGWIMNILGNTGVRDFSLQGFLVALLGAVVFIFIVKLLRRV from the coding sequence ATGGGATTAATTCTATGGATTGTGTTTGGAGCTTTAGTTGGTTGGATCGCATCGATCATAATGAAGACTAATGCTGAACAGGGATGGGTACTTAATATCGTAGTCGGTGTTGTCGGTGCGGTTGTCGGTGGCTGGATCATGAATATCTTGGGCAATACTGGAGTAAGAGACTTTAGCCTTCAGGGGTTCCTGGTAGCCCTTCTTGGAGCGGTTGTTTTTATCTTTATTGTTAAACTTTTGCGACGAGTGTAA
- the murE gene encoding UDP-N-acetylmuramyl-tripeptide synthetase, protein MLGILKKIIPRQIFEFFQPTYHYLLALVGALLYSFPSRKLIVVGVTGTKGKSTTTELINSILESAGYKTALQNTVRFKIGEKESRNMYKMSMPGRFFMQNFLSDAVKAGCSHAVLELTSEGAKQFRHKFIDVDALIFTNLAPEHIESHGSYEKYVEAKLSIARELEAGKQKKFIEKVWPSSSSENRGLFKETFSAYPALIINKDDKEAERFLNLKVKNKITYSLSDAFNMHTSDSGSSFQIDKTVIHSSLPGEFNVYNMLGAIACAKFLGISEEAIKKGLENVHTVRGRMEKIELAVNPLRQLADGGFDVVVDYAHTPDSLKAVYETYKETYIIAVLGNTGGGRDKWKRPMMAKIADDYCSEIILTNEDPYDEDPKQILEDMKKGVLKNKPEIIMDRRKAIRTAIKSALAKTKLNKEIKVAVLITGKGTDPYICGPNGTKEPWDDATVAREELQKVLKL, encoded by the coding sequence ATGTTAGGAATACTTAAAAAAATAATACCAAGGCAAATATTCGAATTCTTTCAGCCTACCTACCACTACCTCCTTGCTCTCGTGGGCGCTCTACTTTACTCCTTCCCTTCTCGCAAACTTATAGTAGTAGGGGTGACAGGCACCAAAGGTAAGTCCACCACGACCGAGCTCATCAATTCTATTTTAGAAAGTGCTGGTTACAAAACTGCTCTCCAAAACACAGTGCGCTTTAAAATTGGAGAAAAAGAAAGTCGCAACATGTACAAAATGTCCATGCCAGGCAGATTTTTTATGCAAAATTTCCTCTCCGATGCCGTGAAAGCCGGTTGCAGCCATGCCGTCCTCGAGCTGACAAGCGAAGGAGCCAAGCAGTTCCGCCACAAATTTATTGACGTCGATGCTCTCATTTTTACCAACCTGGCTCCCGAGCATATAGAATCCCACGGCTCTTACGAAAAATATGTCGAAGCCAAGCTTTCTATCGCCCGCGAACTGGAGGCAGGTAAGCAGAAAAAGTTTATAGAAAAAGTCTGGCCGAGCTCTAGCTCGGAGAACCGAGGACTTTTTAAAGAAACTTTTTCTGCTTATCCAGCCCTTATAATCAACAAAGACGATAAAGAAGCAGAAAGGTTTTTAAATTTAAAGGTGAAGAACAAAATCACCTATTCCCTCTCCGATGCTTTCAATATGCACACAAGCGATAGCGGTTCTTCTTTCCAAATCGACAAAACGGTTATTCATTCAAGTCTTCCGGGCGAGTTCAACGTCTACAACATGCTCGGCGCCATAGCATGTGCCAAATTCCTAGGCATAAGCGAGGAAGCCATAAAAAAAGGCCTTGAAAACGTACACACGGTAAGAGGCAGGATGGAAAAAATAGAATTAGCGGTCAATCCGCTCCGCCAGCTGGCGGATGGCGGATTCGATGTAGTAGTCGACTACGCTCACACTCCCGATTCACTAAAGGCGGTATACGAAACATACAAAGAAACTTATATTATCGCGGTTCTAGGCAACACTGGGGGAGGTAGGGATAAATGGAAGAGGCCTATGATGGCTAAAATCGCCGACGATTATTGCAGTGAAATAATTCTCACAAATGAGGATCCTTACGATGAGGATCCGAAACAAATCCTGGAAGATATGAAGAAAGGCGTGCTTAAGAATAAACCAGAAATAATTATGGACAGAAGGAAAGCCATCCGTACCGCCATCAAATCTGCTCTTGCCAAAACTAAATTAAATAAAGAAATTAAAGTAGCCGTCCTCATTACTGGCAAAGGCACCGACCCGTACATCTGCGGCCCTAATGGCACCAAAGAACCTTGGGACGATGCGACAGTCGCAAGAGAAGAACTCCAAAAAGTATTGAAATTATAA
- a CDS encoding RNA polymerase sigma factor: MLNRKQETEQKKVLTLAHHDYEKGLNARAFFKTSSHTTGEDLVQSTFMKTWKYLIKGGKIDVMKSFLYHVLNGLIIDEYRKRKHSSLDLLIEDGFEPSVDTSESLFNMIDGKAALGLITRLPEKYRQVMNMGYIRDLSIKEISLITGKSKNTIAVQAYRGLEKLKLLYNLQ, from the coding sequence ATGTTGAATCGCAAACAAGAAACCGAACAGAAAAAGGTCCTGACCTTAGCTCACCACGATTATGAGAAAGGTTTGAATGCAAGGGCCTTTTTCAAAACAAGTAGCCATACGACTGGCGAGGATTTGGTGCAAAGCACTTTTATGAAAACATGGAAATACTTGATCAAAGGCGGCAAAATCGATGTCATGAAATCTTTCCTCTATCATGTGCTAAACGGCCTGATTATCGATGAGTACCGAAAAAGAAAACATTCCTCACTCGATCTTTTGATTGAAGATGGTTTTGAACCGAGTGTCGACACTTCCGAAAGTCTTTTCAATATGATCGATGGCAAAGCCGCTCTCGGCCTCATCACTCGTCTGCCTGAAAAATATCGCCAAGTGATGAATATGGGCTATATCCGCGACTTGTCGATAAAAGAAATTTCTCTCATCACCGGTAAATCAAAAAACACCATCGCAGTCCAAGCCTATCGAGGCCTTGAAAAACTAAAATTATTGTATAATCTACAGTAA
- a CDS encoding type II toxin-antitoxin system HicB family antitoxin has translation MKNIIHFHISKGKKYYTAEGADVAIVTQGKTLDELAKNIREAVELYFEGEDMASLGFGRTPSILTNFELSLSHGVKA, from the coding sequence ATGAAAAATATTATCCACTTTCATATCTCCAAAGGAAAGAAATACTATACAGCTGAAGGGGCGGATGTTGCCATTGTAACTCAAGGTAAAACTCTTGATGAACTTGCTAAAAATATACGAGAAGCGGTAGAGTTATATTTTGAGGGAGAAGATATGGCTTCTCTCGGTTTTGGAAGGACCCCATCAATTCTCACTAATTTCGAATTATCTTTGAGTCATGGGGTCAAAGCTTAA
- the mutM gene encoding bifunctional DNA-formamidopyrimidine glycosylase/DNA-(apurinic or apyrimidinic site) lyase, producing MPELPEVHTTVEGLKGVIVGKTITDVWSDFHVGTSHGKRQTIKNKKYFEKFRKLVKGAKIKSVERRGKNILVHLSNDYTFIVHMKMTGHLMYGVKDKFVHLIFKLKNSQNLVLSDMRKFASVTFCKTEGLEKHETVGKLGPEPLSKSFSAEKLLTQLQKRKSWPIKSALLDQTVLAGIGNIYSDEILWEIGIHPLSHTGKIPKNKFGEMFKVMQKILRFSIKHGGDSKSDYLNAFGKKGNFQNFHKVYGKRKEQCPKPGCRNKKGAIIERLVVKGRSAHFCPKHQIKF from the coding sequence ATGCCAGAACTGCCTGAAGTACATACGACGGTAGAAGGTTTGAAAGGAGTGATAGTAGGCAAAACCATTACGGACGTATGGTCCGATTTTCATGTGGGCACGAGTCATGGCAAGAGGCAGACCATAAAAAACAAAAAATATTTTGAGAAATTTAGGAAATTAGTAAAAGGGGCAAAAATAAAATCAGTGGAGAGGCGAGGTAAAAATATTTTAGTTCACTTAAGCAACGACTATACCTTCATAGTGCATATGAAAATGACGGGGCATCTGATGTACGGAGTAAAAGATAAATTTGTGCATCTTATTTTCAAACTTAAAAATTCCCAAAATCTAGTCCTCTCCGACATGCGAAAGTTCGCCTCTGTCACTTTCTGTAAAACAGAAGGGTTAGAGAAACATGAGACGGTAGGTAAATTGGGACCCGAACCACTCTCAAAAAGTTTCAGTGCAGAAAAACTTCTTACTCAACTTCAAAAAAGGAAAAGTTGGCCGATCAAATCAGCTTTGCTCGACCAAACCGTATTAGCCGGTATAGGCAATATTTATTCCGACGAAATACTTTGGGAAATAGGTATACACCCCCTCTCTCATACCGGCAAAATCCCTAAAAATAAATTCGGAGAAATGTTTAAAGTGATGCAGAAAATTCTGCGTTTCTCCATCAAACACGGCGGCGACTCCAAATCCGATTATCTCAACGCTTTCGGCAAGAAGGGCAACTTTCAAAATTTTCACAAAGTTTATGGTAAAAGAAAAGAACAATGCCCAAAACCAGGATGTCGAAATAAAAAAGGAGCTATAATAGAGAGGTTAGTGGTCAAGGGCCGAAGCGCCCACTTTTGCCCCAAGCATCAAATAAAATTTTGA
- the rpsT gene encoding 30S ribosomal protein S20, which produces MPITKGAKKALRASKKKRVFNLKRKNEMQSVIKEYKKLVSEKKNDEAKKLLPALQKAIDKAKKKGIIKGNNASRKKSRLMKKLKV; this is translated from the coding sequence ATGCCTATAACAAAAGGAGCCAAAAAAGCACTCAGAGCTTCGAAAAAGAAGCGGGTTTTTAATTTGAAAAGAAAGAATGAAATGCAGTCGGTCATCAAAGAGTATAAAAAATTAGTCTCTGAAAAAAAGAATGACGAGGCTAAGAAACTTTTACCCGCACTCCAAAAAGCAATCGATAAAGCCAAAAAGAAGGGAATCATCAAAGGTAACAACGCTAGCCGCAAGAAGAGCCGGCTGATGAAGAAACTGAAAGTCTAA
- a CDS encoding reverse transcriptase/maturase family protein has product MKIQLAHSYDDIISIKNLLEAWEEFIPGKRNKEDVAKFALDLMDNIVSLHKDLESKKYRHGAYTAFNISDPKPRNIHKANVRDRLLHRALYRILYPHFDKTFYSESYSCRVNKGTHKAMNKFRKFAKKESLNHSKTLWILKCDIRKFFASIDHNILCKIVEKYIPDQNINWLLTEIIESFHSTQRGFGLPLGNVTSQVLVNIYMNEFDTWVKHVMKIKYYIRYADDFLILNKDKDYLLELIPKIADFLEENLKLSLHPQKVSIQTFASGTDFLGWVNFVDHKVLRTSTKRRLLKALSQSENINVLQSYSSLLKHGNQFRLKSKINEKIEILRGGVNN; this is encoded by the coding sequence ATGAAAATTCAGCTTGCTCACAGTTATGATGATATCATTTCAATCAAAAATTTACTCGAAGCTTGGGAAGAATTTATACCGGGGAAAAGAAATAAAGAAGATGTGGCTAAGTTTGCTCTCGACTTGATGGATAATATTGTTTCCCTGCATAAGGATTTGGAGAGCAAAAAATATAGACATGGTGCCTATACTGCTTTCAATATATCTGATCCAAAACCTAGGAATATTCACAAAGCTAATGTGAGAGATAGGCTATTGCATCGCGCTTTGTACAGAATCCTTTACCCTCATTTTGACAAAACTTTTTATTCAGAATCATATTCGTGCCGAGTAAATAAAGGTACTCACAAAGCGATGAATAAGTTTAGGAAATTTGCCAAGAAAGAATCTTTGAATCACTCAAAAACTCTATGGATATTAAAATGTGATATAAGAAAATTTTTTGCTTCCATTGACCACAATATTTTGTGTAAAATTGTCGAAAAATACATACCCGATCAAAATATAAACTGGCTACTTACTGAAATTATTGAGAGTTTCCATTCTACTCAAAGAGGTTTCGGCTTACCTTTGGGTAATGTAACTTCACAGGTATTGGTGAATATTTATATGAATGAATTTGATACTTGGGTAAAACATGTAATGAAAATAAAATATTATATTAGGTATGCGGATGATTTTCTGATTTTAAATAAAGATAAAGATTATTTACTCGAGCTTATTCCAAAAATTGCAGATTTTCTGGAAGAAAATTTAAAACTTTCTCTACATCCCCAAAAGGTTTCTATTCAAACTTTTGCCTCAGGGACTGACTTTCTAGGTTGGGTAAATTTTGTTGATCACAAAGTGTTGCGCACAAGTACAAAAAGAAGATTACTCAAAGCTTTATCACAGAGTGAAAATATAAATGTCTTACAATCTTACAGTAGCCTTTTGAAACATGGGAATCAATTTAGGCTTAAAAGTAAGATAAATGAAAAAATTGAGATTTTAAGAGGGGGAGTTAATAATTAA
- a CDS encoding methionine--tRNA ligase gives MISIDDFAKVEIRAGKILSVEEVEGSDKLLKLSVDFGSASIEISADKEERDVRQVVSGIKKYFLDPQSLVGVTSAFVTNLEPRMIMGLESQAMLMASSGKLENEESFFSLLKMDVPPGSIVK, from the coding sequence ATGATCTCCATTGATGATTTTGCAAAGGTGGAAATAAGGGCGGGGAAGATACTTTCTGTGGAGGAGGTAGAGGGTTCGGATAAGCTGTTGAAACTTAGTGTTGATTTTGGGTCTGCCTCCATTGAAATTTCGGCGGACAAGGAAGAACGAGATGTAAGACAAGTTGTTTCCGGTATAAAAAAGTATTTCCTAGACCCACAAAGCTTAGTAGGCGTCACCTCTGCTTTTGTTACCAATTTAGAGCCGCGTATGATCATGGGCCTTGAAAGCCAGGCTATGCTCATGGCTTCTTCCGGGAAGTTGGAAAACGAGGAAAGTTTCTTTTCTTTGCTAAAAATGGATGTTCCTCCAGGCAGTATTGTAAAGTAA
- a CDS encoding YggT family protein, which produces MDSSFNSSSTKPLFKGTQIVWYLLSLLEILLAFRFVLKLAGANPAAGFSSSIYTLTWPFTAPFLAVFPKTVVQGSIFEWTTILAMFVYWLVGIGLVRLLVMSKTISTPEAAVKLNNEEK; this is translated from the coding sequence ATGGATTCATCATTTAATTCTTCCTCTACCAAACCTTTATTCAAAGGGACTCAAATTGTGTGGTACCTGCTTTCTCTTCTCGAAATATTGTTAGCCTTTCGTTTTGTGTTGAAGCTCGCTGGAGCAAATCCAGCAGCGGGATTTAGTAGCTCTATCTACACCCTCACTTGGCCGTTTACTGCTCCATTCTTAGCAGTATTTCCAAAAACTGTTGTCCAGGGAAGTATTTTCGAGTGGACCACGATTTTGGCTATGTTTGTCTATTGGCTTGTTGGGATTGGACTGGTCAGGCTTCTTGTTATGAGTAAAACCATCTCTACTCCCGAAGCGGCAGTGAAATTAAACAACGAGGAGAAGTAG
- a CDS encoding pyridoxamine 5'-phosphate oxidase family protein yields MNKEGIRNLAEKVLEDGYVMSLGTVDEGGVWVADVIYIKDDKFNLYWISLPNTRHSKAIEKNNKVACTITASRKTHDERALQIEGVVEKIEGSLFEYEKKLEEKRGLKIPERAGEILEKGQSWYVLKPTKIEVIHSKSFGYKKETVELY; encoded by the coding sequence ATGAATAAAGAAGGAATTAGAAATCTAGCGGAGAAAGTTTTGGAAGATGGGTATGTTATGAGTTTGGGAACTGTGGATGAAGGTGGCGTTTGGGTAGCAGATGTTATTTATATTAAGGATGACAAATTTAATCTTTATTGGATTTCGCTTCCAAACACAAGACATTCAAAAGCAATAGAGAAAAATAATAAAGTTGCTTGCACGATTACCGCAAGTCGTAAAACTCATGATGAAAGAGCTTTGCAAATTGAAGGAGTTGTCGAAAAAATTGAAGGGTCACTTTTTGAATATGAAAAGAAATTGGAAGAAAAAAGGGGTCTTAAAATTCCCGAGAGAGCAGGTGAGATTTTAGAAAAAGGTCAGTCTTGGTATGTTCTCAAACCAACTAAAATAGAGGTCATCCACAGCAAATCTTTTGGTTACAAAAAGGAAACAGTTGAATTATATTAA
- a CDS encoding DUF5652 family protein, with product MDTLVTALTSSNELLILSLITLPVKAFALWYASRLGQKWWFAILFISNTFAILDFIYIFLIARKYEVETVEK from the coding sequence ATGGATACTCTAGTCACCGCACTGACATCAAGTAATGAGCTTTTGATTCTTTCGCTCATCACCTTACCAGTGAAGGCTTTCGCCCTTTGGTACGCTTCCCGCCTTGGCCAAAAGTGGTGGTTTGCTATCCTCTTTATTTCCAACACTTTCGCCATCCTCGATTTTATCTACATCTTCTTAATCGCCCGCAAATACGAAGTGGAAACAGTGGAGAAATAA
- a CDS encoding NUDIX hydrolase, translating into MEIKSTFINRLGQKLEVIYKEEDPLLDLEGKTLQAVHAYCFYKDKLVVVYAENKKYWTPPGGGIEPGESTEEAVIREVKEETNMKVLSQKLIGYQDIYEGDKVIRQTRSFCMVEPMGDFVTDPDGDITEIKLINPEDYKKYFGWGEIGDRIMARAIEMFNNR; encoded by the coding sequence ATGGAAATAAAATCAACTTTCATAAATCGGCTCGGGCAAAAACTTGAAGTAATTTATAAAGAAGAAGATCCACTTTTGGATTTAGAAGGTAAAACTCTACAAGCTGTTCATGCATATTGTTTCTATAAAGATAAACTGGTCGTCGTATATGCAGAGAATAAAAAGTATTGGACGCCACCTGGAGGAGGAATTGAACCAGGAGAAAGTACTGAAGAAGCAGTAATTAGAGAAGTGAAAGAAGAAACAAATATGAAAGTATTGAGCCAAAAACTCATCGGCTACCAAGATATTTATGAAGGAGATAAAGTAATCAGGCAAACAAGGTCATTTTGCATGGTAGAACCAATGGGAGATTTTGTTACAGATCCAGATGGAGATATTACTGAAATTAAATTAATTAATCCAGAAGATTATAAAAAGTATTTTGGTTGGGGTGAAATCGGAGACAGGATAATGGCGAGAGCTATTGAGATGTTTAATAATAGGTAA
- a CDS encoding PsbP-related protein: MNNQEGFTNIVLIIAIVAIVAVSGYFVFIKKSEPIVQQPTQTSETSNLKTYNDSKYNFEIKYPQNWGVDKYTEGYNDEGPYVLVFTTSRTKVERYPFISIRENWSVNKEIDRINNYDLPTEVKSTKDINIGSIQAKQIIYSTDIGLDFEKTIIIQNQTVFMFDSYPNDSDLNKVLLTFKFTN, encoded by the coding sequence ATGAATAATCAGGAAGGTTTTACGAACATTGTTTTAATAATAGCAATTGTTGCCATTGTCGCTGTTAGTGGATATTTTGTTTTTATTAAAAAGTCGGAACCCATCGTTCAACAACCAACACAGACCAGTGAAACTTCTAATTTAAAAACGTATAATGATTCAAAATATAATTTTGAAATTAAATATCCTCAAAATTGGGGGGTAGATAAATATACTGAAGGCTACAATGATGAGGGACCGTATGTATTAGTTTTCACAACAAGTAGAACAAAAGTAGAAAGATATCCATTCATTTCAATTCGAGAAAATTGGTCAGTAAATAAGGAGATCGATCGAATTAATAATTATGATCTTCCTACAGAAGTTAAAAGTACAAAAGACATCAATATTGGATCAATTCAGGCTAAACAAATCATATATTCTACGGATATTGGTTTAGATTTTGAGAAGACCATTATCATCCAAAATCAGACTGTGTTTATGTTTGATTCTTATCCAAACGATAGTGATTTGAATAAAGTTCTTTTAACTTTCAAATTCACAAATTAG
- the ruvA gene encoding Holliday junction branch migration protein RuvA: MIGFITGKVIDASPQRVLVSVGGVGFIIHSTINTLGKQKVGKETNFWTHTAVRENDISLYGFETEEELIMFEKLISVSGIGPKSALALLSVAGLKNIEDAIISGNTSILTKISGVGKKTADKLVLELSGKVATHEMSEGLKDDLDVFEALRALGYREHEVKDVIKNLPQNLSGANEKIKGALKMLGKN; this comes from the coding sequence ATGATTGGCTTCATTACTGGCAAAGTTATAGATGCTTCTCCTCAAAGAGTGTTGGTTTCGGTAGGAGGTGTGGGTTTCATTATTCACTCGACCATAAATACACTCGGCAAACAAAAGGTAGGAAAAGAGACAAACTTTTGGACCCATACAGCGGTGAGGGAAAATGATATTTCACTTTACGGGTTTGAAACCGAAGAAGAACTCATTATGTTTGAAAAATTGATTTCCGTTTCCGGCATCGGCCCCAAATCAGCTCTAGCTCTCCTTTCAGTAGCCGGCCTGAAAAATATTGAAGACGCCATAATTTCAGGCAACACTTCCATCCTGACCAAAATTTCAGGTGTGGGCAAGAAAACTGCTGACAAGCTAGTCCTCGAACTTTCTGGTAAAGTAGCCACTCACGAAATGAGCGAGGGCTTGAAGGACGATCTCGATGTCTTCGAAGCTCTACGCGCGCTAGGTTATCGAGAGCATGAAGTGAAAGATGTGATTAAAAATTTGCCTCAAAATCTTTCCGGTGCTAATGAGAAAATAAAAGGAGCTTTGAAGATGTTAGGGAAAAATTAA
- a CDS encoding GNAT family protein has product MKIDIRENLELRTLEIPDAQVLFDVIRKNDAYLREWLPWLDDDKAVTDIVKYIEGSNKRFSKKQGVDLSIWYDNHLVGGIGLYPWDKTHKKTSIGYWLAEEFQGRGIMNDSLKKVLKYGFTEMGLNRIEVCCAVGNTKSSALPKKLGFTYEGIERQGEFLYDHFVDMEVYSLLAKEWQKQN; this is encoded by the coding sequence ATGAAAATAGATATTAGAGAAAACCTTGAACTACGAACCCTAGAAATCCCTGATGCACAAGTTCTTTTTGATGTCATAAGAAAAAATGATGCATATCTTCGTGAGTGGCTTCCGTGGCTTGATGATGATAAGGCTGTCACAGATATCGTAAAATATATCGAAGGAAGTAACAAAAGATTTTCCAAAAAACAAGGCGTTGACCTCTCGATTTGGTATGACAATCATTTAGTCGGGGGCATCGGATTATATCCTTGGGATAAAACTCATAAAAAAACTTCCATCGGATATTGGCTTGCGGAAGAATTTCAAGGTAGAGGTATTATGAATGACTCTTTAAAAAAAGTTTTAAAATACGGATTTACAGAAATGGGTCTGAATCGTATTGAAGTTTGCTGTGCCGTCGGAAATACCAAAAGCTCTGCGCTTCCCAAAAAACTTGGGTTTACGTATGAAGGCATTGAACGACAAGGAGAATTTCTGTACGATCATTTTGTAGATATGGAAGTTTATAGTTTATTGGCTAAAGAATGGCAGAAGCAGAACTAA
- a CDS encoding PAS domain-containing protein, which yields MEKTKDDFIDSLWEKGWTYIKTVVDVVREPILILDKDLRVMAANEAFYSMFQVERKNTENKVVYELGNGQWNIPALRKLLEDILPKNTFFKGFEVSHEFPLIGQKVMILNARQIHTEDDTAKLFPPIILLAMEDITEIIAVAEKLAQHTSQFETKMAERTEKIEQHISALSIEINRLKKKPLKA from the coding sequence ATGGAAAAAACTAAAGATGATTTTATAGATAGTTTGTGGGAAAAAGGTTGGACTTATATCAAAACGGTGGTGGATGTGGTGCGAGAACCGATTTTAATCTTGGACAAAGATCTTCGTGTGATGGCGGCCAATGAAGCATTTTACTCGATGTTCCAAGTAGAAAGGAAAAATACTGAAAATAAAGTGGTGTATGAGCTCGGTAATGGCCAGTGGAATATCCCAGCTCTGCGGAAACTGCTTGAAGATATTTTACCTAAAAATACTTTCTTCAAAGGTTTCGAAGTGTCGCACGAATTTCCTTTGATCGGACAGAAGGTGATGATACTAAATGCTCGCCAGATTCATACTGAAGATGATACGGCCAAACTTTTTCCACCCATTATCCTTCTCGCTATGGAAGATATCACTGAAATCATCGCTGTGGCAGAGAAGTTGGCACAGCATACAAGCCAGTTTGAAACTAAAATGGCGGAAAGAACGGAAAAAATAGAACAGCACATTTCTGCTTTGTCGATAGAAATTAATAGGCTAAAAAAGAAACCTTTAAAAGCATAA
- a CDS encoding four helix bundle protein has translation MLECLKLGYKVWQEILPHISKSHRQTIGVKIDRLLLETLDLTFRAAYSKGIRKIELVSEAMIKNDLAKFFLLLMWECKILVDKKYVRISPVLVDAGKMLSGWKEYLEKKNPSGVNSFGENR, from the coding sequence GTGCTAGAGTGTTTAAAACTTGGGTATAAGGTCTGGCAGGAGATACTTCCTCACATTTCTAAAAGCCACAGGCAAACGATAGGGGTAAAAATAGACAGACTTCTTTTAGAAACTCTCGATCTTACTTTTAGAGCCGCCTACAGCAAAGGAATTCGAAAAATTGAACTGGTATCAGAGGCTATGATAAAAAATGATTTGGCCAAGTTTTTCCTTCTCCTCATGTGGGAATGTAAAATACTTGTAGACAAAAAATATGTAAGAATTTCTCCAGTACTGGTAGATGCAGGCAAAATGCTCTCTGGTTGGAAAGAATATTTAGAAAAGAAAAACCCCTCAGGAGTTAATTCCTTTGGGGAAAACAGATAG
- a CDS encoding peptidoglycan-binding protein — MINVTKSLKESFRFPVLAGAVFVAFSVLGAPLFAEAAVLTRQLEIEMSGPDVSTPQTFLAKDSTIYPQGLVTGYFGFLTKSAVSNFQSRNGIDAVGRVGPITLVAINNQMNNGMTSGLDRRAPVISGVNVSVVNTNATFSWNTNENAAALVYYSTSPLLMAEASINMGVNISGSTLLVHNDLRMTHSGTLTALQSNTRYYYVIYSRDGDGNVSVTTQQSFQTGN, encoded by the coding sequence ATGATAAATGTCACAAAGTCTCTAAAAGAATCGTTTCGTTTCCCAGTCCTAGCGGGAGCGGTTTTCGTCGCCTTCTCTGTACTAGGGGCGCCGCTTTTTGCAGAAGCTGCTGTGCTTACTCGTCAATTGGAAATAGAAATGTCAGGACCTGATGTTTCGACACCCCAGACATTCCTTGCTAAAGATAGCACTATCTATCCACAAGGTTTGGTGACGGGGTACTTCGGTTTCCTTACTAAGTCGGCTGTTTCGAATTTCCAATCTAGAAATGGTATCGATGCTGTCGGCCGAGTCGGCCCTATCACACTGGTTGCGATCAATAACCAAATGAATAACGGTATGACTTCAGGCCTTGATCGACGCGCACCTGTGATCAGCGGAGTAAATGTCAGCGTGGTAAATACCAATGCTACATTTAGCTGGAATACAAATGAAAATGCTGCGGCCCTAGTTTACTACAGCACTTCACCACTCCTCATGGCTGAAGCTAGTATCAACATGGGAGTGAATATTTCTGGCTCAACTCTCTTGGTCCACAACGATCTGCGGATGACTCACTCTGGCACTTTGACTGCGCTTCAATCAAATACCAGGTACTACTACGTGATCTACTCTAGAGATGGTGATGGTAACGTTTCCGTCACAACACAACAGTCTTTCCAGACTGGAAACTAA